The DNA segment TATATCCCCACCTACAACGAGGCCACCTACAACAACCACGAGCCGCGCCGCACCCGCCGCCTGCTGCTGCACCGCGAGGAAATCGCCAAGATGAAGCGCGGGCTGGAGCAAAAAGGCCTGACCCTGATTCCCACCCGCCTGTACGCCAAGGGCCGCTATTTCAAGGTGGAACTGGCCCTGGCACGTGGCAAGAAGCTGCACGACAAACGCCGCGCTGAGGCCGAGAAGACCGTGCAGCGGGAACTGCGTGCGCTGTGATATGGGTGCTGTGATGTGTGTACTGTGACTAATGTGATGTGGACGCTGTGAAGTCGTTTCTTCCAAAGTCGCCCTCTGGCGGCAACCGTGGTGGGGTGCGGCGTTCCTGGCCCCTGCTGGCGGCGGCCCTGTTGCTGGCTGGCCTGGCGGGCGCGCAGATCACTTACGGCAAGCTGAATCTGGCGGGCCAGCAGGTCGAGAGCATCGGGCTGTACGGTGCGGAGTACGTCAATGTGGATGCGCTGGGCAAACTGGTCACGGTGGTCCGCGACGGTTCGGTGATGAGGATCACTGGCCTGGGCCATACGCTGCTGCTGCCCATCGATCTGGATCAGGAGCGCGCCACCACGGATTTCAACACAGTGCAGTTCGATACCCGGCGGATTCAGGGACAGGCGGCGACGTGGGTGAACGGTTCGGTGTACCTGCCCCTGTCCACGCTGGCCACCGGGTTGGGAGCCAAGTACGAGCAGGGCAAACTAACGCTGGTGCAGCCCGAACTGCTGGGCGTCAGCAGCCGCGCGGGCCAGGACAGTGACCGGCTGGTGCTGGACCTCAGCCGCGACGTGAACATCAGCGACGAGGCGCGCGGCAGCCGCGTGGTGGTGCGCCTGCGCGGCGTGAAGGGCGAGGCCCGCAAGTACACCACGCGCGGGGCCTTCCTGCCGTCCGCCGAGGTCAGCCGCGACGGCGACGATCTGATTCTGAGCGCCCCGATCACTGCCGCCAGTGGCTACCGCGTGTACAAGGTGGTGCGTCCCGGCGGCGTTCGGGTGGTGCTGGACCTGGGACCGGGCATCCCACGCGGCAGCCCAGCGATTCTGGAGCGGGTCACGCGCCCATTAATCGTGCTGGAC comes from the Deinococcus sp. AJ005 genome and includes:
- the smpB gene encoding SsrA-binding protein SmpB, with translation MRGVYTNRRAHYEYELLERFEAGISLTGSEVKSVRAGGVDFRDAFARLAGGNVDLEGLYIPTYNEATYNNHEPRRTRRLLLHREEIAKMKRGLEQKGLTLIPTRLYAKGRYFKVELALARGKKLHDKRRAEAEKTVQRELRAL
- a CDS encoding N-acetylmuramoyl-L-alanine amidase, which gives rise to MRRSWPLLAAALLLAGLAGAQITYGKLNLAGQQVESIGLYGAEYVNVDALGKLVTVVRDGSVMRITGLGHTLLLPIDLDQERATTDFNTVQFDTRRIQGQAATWVNGSVYLPLSTLATGLGAKYEQGKLTLVQPELLGVSSRAGQDSDRLVLDLSRDVNISDEARGSRVVVRLRGVKGEARKYTTRGAFLPSAEVSRDGDDLILSAPITAASGYRVYKVVRPGGVRVVLDLGPGIPRGSPAILERVTRPLIVLDPVKVVGIGRDPTLDVARRAAEMLTKAGWQVQVTRDTASALSRDQKQQLARQSDVYLALDLGRFPGSPRSGVTVYEPSGKAPSQLVNGVRVGSTLPYGSLVVGDTGGTRRLSELLRGELKGGNITAGQGSLSRVMTLSEAPQAALLLELGWASNSKDLANLSVERRLQALSVAVARSVATYLTARANNNANVTATTSGATP